A single genomic interval of Centropristis striata isolate RG_2023a ecotype Rhode Island chromosome 8, C.striata_1.0, whole genome shotgun sequence harbors:
- the LOC131976664 gene encoding cysteine-rich venom protein, with amino-acid sequence MFALLICMLLLQQVHSACNLPSTTASDICPEDTAVQEQIVNIHNEFRRTVNPTASNMLKMDYSEEVAASAQAWVDQCKLAHGKPSTRMLNGYELGENLFYSSAPSSWTNVINAWHSEVSHYNYPKGSTNGQETGHYTQVIWNSSYKVGCGVALCNNIYFYGCHYFRAGNFRGYEPYKDGTPCASCPNNCEDKLCTNPCPYINKFINCPSLKVRTGCSNKLVSAWCPAACKCSIDKEIIPIY; translated from the exons ATGTTTGCGCTCCTGATATGCATGCTGTTGCTGCAGCAGGTGCACTCTGCCTGCAATTTG CCAAGCACGACTGCATCAG acattTGCCCTGAAGACACAGCGGTTCAGGAGCAGATTGTCAACATTCACAATGAGTTCAGACGGACGGTTAATCCCACAGCGTCTAACATGCTGAAGATG GACTATAGTGAGGAGGTAGCAGCCAGTGCTCAGGCTTGGGTAGACCAATGCAAACTGGCTCATGGAAAACCAAGCACCCGCATGCTCAACG GATATGAATTAGGCGAGAATCTCTTCTATTCATCTGCACCTTCCTCTTGGACAAACGTCATCAACGCCTGGCACAGTGAGGTGTCACACTACAACTATCCCAAAGGCTCCACCAATGGCCAGGAGACCGGCCActacacacag GTGATTTGGAACAGCTCCTACAAGGTTGGCTGTGGAGTGGCATTGTGCAACAACATTTATTTCTATGGCTGCCATTATTTTCGAGC AGGAAACTTCAGGGGATATGAACCCTATAAGGATGGAACCCCGTGTGCTTCCTGCCCCAATAACTGTGAAGACAAACTCTGCA CCAACCCCTGCCCTTACATCAACAAATTCATCAACTGTCCATCCCTGAAAGTCAGAACTGGATGCAGCAACAAACTGGTGTCAGCCTGGTGTCCTGCTGCATGCAAATGCTCTATTGATAAAGAAATCATtccaatatattaa
- the LOC131976395 gene encoding inactive phospholipase C-like protein 2, whose translation MAEFGEDGSLPPLNLGDRTVPSDEAAGKTHCEVSVLNGDCGISENMVGSGSFVAPGSQAGLESANTSAGVEAKSEIPRRSSIIKDGSRQRKERKKTVSFSSMPTEKKISSASDCINAMVDGSELKKVRSNSRIYHRYFLLDADMQSLRWEPSKKESEKAKIDVKSIKEVRTGKNTDTFRTNGTYDQISEDCAFSVIFGENYESLDLVANTADVANIWVTGLRYLISYGKHTLNMIESSQNNMRSSWLGELFDEAGGNNSKQITICAAVQLVKKLNPGLKNVKIELKFKELHKAKDKAGSDVTKDEFIEVFHDLCTRPEIYFLFVQFSSNKEFLDTKDLMIFLEAEQGMAQVSEDTSLEVIQKYEPSKEGQLKGWLSLDGFTNYLMSPECHIFDPEQKTVCQDMNQPLSHYYINASHNTYLIEDQFRGPSDVTGYIRALKMGCRSVELDVWDGPDNEPVIYTGHTMTSQIVFRSVIDVINKYAFVASEFPLLLCLENHCSLKQQRVMFQHLKKILGDKIHMDPPKPEDCYLPSPLELKGKILLKGKKLSTNCTASEGEVTDEDEGAEMSQRMSIESAEQQTIALKKFQLSKDLSDLVTLCKSVEFKDFPTSFQSQKQWELCSFNEVFASRCASDFPGDFVNYNKKYLARVYPSPMRIDSSNMNPQDFWKCGCQIVAMNYQTPGLMMDLNIGWFRQNGSCGYVLRPAIMREQVSYFSANTKDSVPGVSPQLLHIKIISGQNFPKPKGSGAKGDVVDPYVYVEIHGIPADCAEQRTKTVTQNGDNPLFDESFEFQINLPELAMVRFVVLDDDYIGDEFIGQYTIPFECLQPGFRHVPLQSLTGEVLPHTLLFVHVAITNRRGGGKPHKRGLSVRKGKKSREYASMRVLLIKAVDDVFKTAMLPLREATDLRENMQNAIVPFKELCGLSAVANLKQCILALSPRLTGPENSPLLVFNLTDQYPTLEPQGLLPEVLKKVVTTYDMVIQTSKTLLENSEGVYERMLHTQKAAMEFHENLHDLAVKEGLKGRKLHKAVESFTWNITILKGQADLLKHARSEVQENLKQIHYAALTCNLTKGGPAGGSSGSESKSRRSLEAIPEKATAEEELTDEDN comes from the exons ATGGCGGAGTTTGGGGAGGACGGCAGCCTGCCTCCATTGAATCTTGGGGATAGGACCGTGCCCAGCGACGAAGCAGCTGGCAAGACGCATTGCGAAGTGTCGGTCTTGAATGGAGACTGTGGGATATCAGAAAATATGGTCGGATCGGGATCCTTCGTCGCACCTGGCAGCCAAGCCGGGCTGGAAAGCGCCAACACCTCTGCCGGAGTGGAAGCCAAATCTGAAATACCACGCAGGAGCAGCATTATCAAG gaTGGCTCAAGACAgcgtaaagaaagaaagaagactgTATCATTCAGCAGCATGCCCACAGAGAAGAAAATTAGCAGTGCAAGCGACTGCATCAATGCAATGGTGGATGGTTCAGAGCTGAAAAAAGTACGGTCCAATTCCCGCATCTACCACCGCTACTTTCTCCTTGATGCTGACATGCAGTCTTTGAGATGGGAGCCCTCGAAGAAGGAATCAGAAAAGGCTAAAATTGATGTAAAATCCATCAAGGAAGTGCGGACAGGGAAAAATACAGACACCTTTAGAACTAATGGAACCTATGATCAGATATCAGAGGACTGTGCCTTCTCAGTCATTTTTGGGGAGAACTATGAGTCCCTGGACTTGGTGGCAAACACTGCAGATGTAGCCAACATTTGGGTTACAGGGCTCAGGTATCTAATCTCCTATGGGAAACACACCTTGAATATGATAGAGAGCAGTCAGAACAACATGCGCTCATCTTGGCTAGGTGAACTTTTTGATGAAGCAGGCGGTAACAACAGCAAACAAATAACGATATGTGCTGCTGTGCAGCTAGTCAAAAAGTTGAACCCGGgacttaaaaatgtgaaaatagaaCTGAAGTTCAAGGAGCTTCACAAAGCTAAGGACAAAGCAGGTTCTGATGTGACAAAAGATGAATTCATTGAGGTCTTTCATGATCTTTGCACCAGACCAgaaatttattttctctttgttcAGTTCTCTAGTAACAAAGAATTTCTGGATACTAAGGACTTAATGATATTTCTAGAGGCAGAGCAGGGTATGGCACAAGTCAGTGAAGACACCAGCTTAGAGGTCATTCAGAAATATGAGCCGTCTAAAGAGGGTCAGCTCAAGGGTTGGCTTTCTCTTGATGGGTTCACCAACTATCTGATGTCTCCAGAGTGCCATATATTTGACCCTGAACAAAAAACAGTGTGCCAAGACATGAACCAGCCCTTGTCTCACTACTACATCAATGCATCCCACAACACATATCTGATAGAAGATCAGTTCAGGGGGCCCTCTGATGTGACAGGGTATATCCGTGCCCTCAAGATGGGCTGCCGCAGTGTAGAGCTGGATGTGTGGGATGGGCCTGATAACGAACCTGTTATTTACACTGGTCACACGATGACATCACAGATAGTTTTTCGCAGCGTCATTGACGTTATCAACAAGTATGCCTTTGTTGCATCCGAATTTCCACTGCTACTGTGTTTAGAAAACCATTGCTCCTTAAAGCAGCAGAGAGTGATGTTTCAGCACCTAAAGAAGATCCTTGGAGACAAGATACACATGGATCCTCCTAAACCAGAGGACTGCTACCTCCCCTCTCCCTTAGAACTGAAGGGAAAGATCCTGCTTAAGGGTAAGAAACTGAGCACAAACTGCACTGCTTCAGAAGGTGAGGTGACAGACGAGGACGAGGGGGCGGAAATGTCTCAAAGGATGAGCATCGAGTCTGCAGAACAACAGACTATCGCACTCAAAAAATTCCAGCTGTCAAAGGACCTCTCTGATCTGGTGACCTTGTGCAAGTCTGTGGAGTTTAAAGACTTCCCAACATCTTTCCAGAGTCAGAAGCAATGGGAGCTTTGCTCTTTCAATGAGGTCTTTGCCAGTCGCTGCGCCAGTGACTTCCCAGGTGACTTTGTTAACTACAACAAGAAGTACCTTGCACGCGTTTACCCCAGCCCCATGCGGATTGACTCCAGCAACATGAATCCACAAGATTTCTGGAAGTGCGGTTGCCAGATTGTGGCAATGAACTACCAGACTCCCGGCCTGATGATGGATTTAAACATTGGCTGGTTCCGTCAGAACGGGAGCTGCGGCTACGTGCTGCGACCAGCAATCATGAGGGAGCAGGTTTCATATTTCAGTGCCAACACTAAAGATTCAGTGCCTGGTGTTTCTCCTCAGCTCTTACACATCAAGATCATCAGTGGACAAAACTTCCCCAAACCCAAAGGCTCAGGTGCCAAAGGAGATGTAGTAGACCCCTATGTGTATGTGGAAATACATGGCATTCCAGCTGACTGTGCTGAACAAAGGACTAAAACGGTCACCCAGAATGGGGACAACCCTCTGTTTGACGAGAGCTTTGAGTTTCAGATAAATCTCCCTGAACTTGCAATGGTGCGATTTGTAGTGCTAGATGACGACTATATTGGTGATGAATTTATCGGCCAATATACCATCCCCTTTGAGTGTCTCCAGCCAGGTTTTCGCCATGTACCGCTGCAATCACTGACAGGGGAGGTTCTGCCACATACCTTGTTGTTTGTTCATGTGGCCATAACCAATCGAAGAGGAGGTGGGAAACCACACAAAAGGGGACTGTCTGTACGAAAGGGCAAGAAGAGCAGAGAGTATGCCAGCATGAGAGTGTTATTGATCAAGGCTGTGGATGATGTCTTCAAAACAGCCATGCTGCCACTGAGGGAGGCAACAGATCTCAGAGAAAACATGCAG AATGCCATTGTGCCCTTTAAAGAGCTGTGCGGCCTTTCAGCAGTGGCTAACCTAAAGCAGTGCATCTTGGCCCTTTCCCCTCGACTGACTGGACCCGAGAACAGCCCCCTTCTGGTGTTCAACCTAACTGACCAGTACCCTACCTTGGAGCCCCAAGGCTTGCTACCAGAGGTCCTCAAGAAAGTCGTCACCACCTATGACATG GTGATCCAGACCAGCAAGACTCTGCTAGAAAACTCTGAGGGGGTGTATGAGAGAATGCTTCACACCCAAAAAGCAG